One stretch of Ptiloglossa arizonensis isolate GNS036 chromosome 7, iyPtiAriz1_principal, whole genome shotgun sequence DNA includes these proteins:
- the LOC143149487 gene encoding uncharacterized protein LOC143149487: MWPQEYIELKHIEDLLVCGICYEYIKTSVITSCSHNYCSLCIRKYLHYKTQCPTCFAETFEKDLRKNKVLDEIIAQFLQIKDKLKTCIRNQIQFLPYTRSEVILNTPKSVHKRKDKHLIKKETLKDKIIDKNLISENNASPSTNVQNDLNSPSTSGKSRIPLMFTPKSTKRPTVPIVEKTVNVLCPVCKVTISELHINRHLDDCLKRATIKDQPQIVESNRKPLPKLVFSLMKDAVVRKKLKEFGLSSHGDRKVMEARLQKYIVLYNAECDKSNPRVVSELVKQCEDEENLERKINQTLLFTNKFQFNKHTEQNVIDEERKKYLETYKDSFDSLIRKIKSADPPRVLSVRRSLLNESIQTNENILDKHQPMDQNSDNSDDSVIEMDKNNFLPINVGEYIEDSDSDTACPLQMYSSTASTKLLNVELSSNNHIPENKCEVHYEKHIDQSKVKSEKIEKNDVNSDTFSDISVSNKVVHSIMDTTIGKDTSKTDSKNTCNISNSKMLLQTKNKLSQRAKVKEMDSVTPSRGDFDSNSMSDQEEADEKSISVLQNIVCDDSIDNKYNYENSHLNNSTINLTNLEKENVNSSPECSESRWLRKRSRDSVQNDNKIVSSTKKKYKKSSQYHHSETGQLNNDEFLRTLNGNEKHLQTRSQLRKQVPSVDAAKEATVLRKSARSKLTNNI; the protein is encoded by the exons atgtGGCCTCAAGAATATATAGAATTAAAG caCATAGAAGATTTATTAGTTTGTGGAATATGTTACGAATACATAAAAACATCTGTTATAACATCATGTTCTcataatt attGTTCTTTATGTATCAGAAAGTATTTACATTATAAAACACAATGTCCTACATGTTTTGCTGAAACTTTTGAAAAGGACTTAAGGAAAAATAAAGTTCTGGATGAAATTATAGCACAGTTTTTGCAAATTAAAGATAAACTAAAGACATGTATACGAAATCAAATACAATTTCTGCCATATACTAGAAGCGAGGTTATTCTGAATACACCGAAATCAGTGCATAAACGTAAAGACAagcatttaattaaaaaagagacattaaaagataaaattattgataaaaatttaatttctgaaaataatGCATCACCTTCTACAAATGTACAGAATGATTTAAATAGTCCAAGCACTAGTGGAAAATCCAGAATACCTTTAATGTTTACACCTAAAAGTACAAAACGTCCAACTGTACCAATTGTTGAAAAAACTGTGAATGTTCTATGTCCAGTATGCAAAGTTACTATTTCAGAATTGCATATAAATAGACATCTTGATGATTGTTTAAAGCGAGCAACAATAAAAGATCAACCACAAAT AGTAGAATCAAACCGTAAACCACTTCCAAAATTGGTATTCAGTTTAATGAAGGATGCTGTGgtacgaaaaaaattaaaagaatttgGTTTATCATCACATGGAGATCGAAAGGTTATGGAAGCTCGATTGCAAAAATATATTGTTCTTTATAATGCAGAATGTGACAAATCAAATCCAAGAGTTGTTTCAGAGTTAGTTAAGCAATGTGAGGATGAAGAGAATCttgagagaaaaataaatcaaactttattatttacaaat AAATTCCAATTTAATAAACATACAGAACAAAATGTTATAGATgaggagagaaagaaatatt TGGAAACATATAAAGATAGTTTTGATAGTTTAATTAGAAAGATCAAGTCTGCTGATCCTCCCAGAGTATTATCTGTAAGACGTAGTTTATTAAATGAAAGTATACAAACAAATGAAAACATTTTGGACAAACATCAACCAATGGATCAAAATTCAGATAATTCAGATGATTCAGTGATtgaaatggacaaaaataatttcttgcCTATAAATGTAGGCGAATATATTGAGGACTCTGATTCAGATACTGCCTGTCCATTACAAATGTATTCCAGTACTGCTTCAACTAAATTACTTAATGTTGAATTGTCTTCTAATAACCATATTCCAGAGAATAAATGTGAAGTACACTATGAAAAACATATTGACCAGAGTAAAGTTAAatcagaaaaaatagaaaaaaatgatgTAAATTCAGATACATTTAGTGATATTTCTGTGTCTAATAAAGTGGTACATTCAATAATGGATACCACAATAGGTAAAGATACATCAAAAACTGATTCTAAAAATACATGCAATATTTCAAACTCTAAAATGTTATTACAAACAAAGAACAAATTATCTCAAAGGGCTAAAGTGAAAGAGATGGATTCTGTTACTCCAAGTAGAGGAGATTTTGATTCTAACAGTATGTCGGACCAAGAAGAAGCAGATGAGAAATCAATATctgttttacaaaatattgtatGTGATGACAGTATTgacaataaatataattatg aaaattcacatttaaataatagtacaataaatttaacaaatttggagaaagaaaatgtaaattcaTCTCCTGAATGTAGTGAAAGTCGTTGGCTCAGAAAAAGAAGTCGCGATTCGGTacaaaatgataataaaatcgtttcaagtacaaagaaaaaatataagaagtctTCTCAATATCATCATAGTGAGACTGGTCAATTAAATAATGACGAATTTTTGAGGACTTTAAATGGTAATGAGAAGCATTTACAAACAAGGTCACAACTAAGGAAGCAAGTTCCAAGTGTGGATGCAGCAAAAGAAGCAACTGTATTAAGAAAATCGGCTAGGTCGAAACTGAcaaacaatatttaa
- the LOC143149256 gene encoding MICOS complex subunit MIC13 homolog QIL1 translates to MTFIRFMIKSTVVGSITYYTYYAGVWSKSEETAKLYGKIYNNVTPYIKHNIPQDIVYEYNQLPSLKVITNCARKSWNKGVMITMNYISDLPTHVVNNATRLSEIVQKYINEQSNK, encoded by the exons aTGACTTTTATCAG GTTTATGATAAAAAGCACTGTTGTGGGTAGTATCacatattacacatattacGCAGGTGTATGGTCTAAATCAGAAGAAACTGCTAAAttatatggaaaaatatataataatgttaCACCTTATATTAAACACAATATACCCCAGGATATAGTATACGAG taTAATCAACTGCCAAGCCTCAAAGTTATTACAAATTGTGCAAGAAAATCTTGGAATAAAGGTGTTATGATCACCATGAATTATATTTCTGATTTACCTACTCATGTGGTTAATAATGCAACCCGTCTTtctgaaattgtacaaaaatatataaacgaaCAGAGTAATAAgtag